Proteins encoded within one genomic window of Bacillus thuringiensis:
- a CDS encoding GNAT family N-acetyltransferase has translation MKIVKQWVQEDSDYIREKVIEYNQKHILDEEKKLSEKISFIVKNENEEIVGGITAITFWHHVHVDFLWVSEEYRHEGYGTKLIKLIEEFAIEKECRLINLDTFSFQAPDFYKKHGYRVIGVSEDYPKGHNHYYLEKRLSSI, from the coding sequence ATGAAAATAGTAAAACAGTGGGTCCAGGAAGATAGTGATTACATAAGAGAAAAAGTAATTGAATATAATCAAAAACATATTTTAGATGAAGAAAAAAAACTTTCAGAAAAAATTAGTTTTATAGTGAAAAATGAAAATGAAGAAATAGTAGGCGGTATAACTGCAATTACATTTTGGCACCACGTACATGTTGATTTCCTGTGGGTTTCTGAAGAATATAGACACGAAGGCTATGGAACTAAGTTAATAAAACTTATTGAAGAATTTGCAATTGAAAAAGAATGTAGGCTAATCAATTTAGATACTTTTAGCTTTCAAGCACCGGATTTTTATAAGAAGCATGGGTATAGAGTAATTGGAGTGAGTGAAGATTACCCGAAAGGACACAATCATTACTATTTAGAAAAAAGGTTATCAAGTATATAG
- a CDS encoding NUDIX hydrolase: MKKVNVTYALLYDKTNEKILMVKNKGENGSYYTLPGGAVKFGETLEEAVIREVKEETGLHICVKGICYISEAFFEERGHHAIFFNFLGEIIGGETNITRPKEIEEITWMELHVAAPHLRIPEHLLNMLKKKETVPYVFNGTIVHQSS; the protein is encoded by the coding sequence ATGAAAAAAGTAAATGTTACATATGCGCTTTTATACGATAAAACGAACGAAAAGATCTTAATGGTAAAAAACAAAGGGGAAAATGGTTCTTATTACACATTACCAGGTGGCGCAGTTAAATTTGGGGAAACATTAGAAGAGGCAGTAATTCGGGAAGTGAAAGAAGAAACAGGGTTACATATATGTGTAAAAGGGATTTGTTACATTAGCGAAGCTTTTTTCGAGGAGAGAGGACACCATGCAATATTCTTTAATTTTTTAGGTGAAATAATTGGCGGGGAAACAAATATAACAAGGCCAAAAGAAATTGAAGAGATTACTTGGATGGAATTACATGTAGCAGCACCGCATTTACGTATTCCGGAACATTTGCTAAATATGTTAAAAAAGAAAGAAACGGTACCTTACGTTTTTAATGGAACTATCGTTCATCAATCTTCATAA
- the dnaN gene encoding DNA polymerase III subunit beta encodes MEFIVNHKHFTQALSDVSKAISTKAFIPILSGIKITADQSGITLIASNSNIFIEKFIPSSIEDERITTILKAGTIVVPAKYFIEIIKKMPSDVLIKSQNEQTITIQSEEITLNLNGFPANEFPNVPQIDDHAEIKIETKQLIDAFKQTVFAVAKNESRPVLTGVHIELDHNKLICAATDSHRLAIRETLISTNMKANCIVPSATINELLKLMNSNLEFVSIYLSESHIIFTFGTTTLYSRLIEGKYPNISTLIPNEFQTVINIDRKNILQGVDRSSLLASEWANNNVNLEIINESTIKVSSNASQIGKISETQQIDTIRGEKQLNISFDGRFMVEALKAIKEETITLSFGGSMRPILIEAGEQSAIVHLISPVRTY; translated from the coding sequence ATGGAGTTTATCGTTAATCACAAACATTTCACACAAGCACTTTCAGATGTAAGTAAAGCCATATCGACAAAAGCTTTCATTCCTATATTATCTGGCATAAAAATAACAGCAGATCAATCTGGTATTACTTTAATCGCAAGTAACTCGAATATTTTCATCGAAAAATTTATACCAAGTTCCATAGAAGACGAACGAATTACGACTATCTTAAAAGCAGGAACTATTGTTGTACCTGCAAAATACTTTATTGAAATTATAAAGAAAATGCCAAGCGATGTATTAATAAAAAGTCAGAATGAGCAAACAATTACCATACAGTCAGAAGAAATTACTTTAAACTTAAATGGCTTTCCAGCAAATGAGTTTCCTAACGTACCACAAATAGACGATCATGCAGAAATAAAAATAGAAACGAAACAATTGATTGATGCGTTTAAACAAACAGTCTTTGCAGTAGCAAAAAATGAATCTAGACCCGTTCTTACCGGAGTACATATCGAGTTAGACCATAATAAATTAATTTGCGCTGCAACTGACTCTCATAGACTAGCTATACGTGAAACACTAATTTCTACTAATATGAAAGCGAATTGTATTGTACCAAGCGCAACCATTAATGAGCTTTTAAAATTAATGAACAGCAATTTAGAATTCGTTTCTATTTATCTTTCAGAAAGTCACATTATTTTTACATTCGGCACAACTACATTATATTCAAGACTAATCGAAGGGAAATATCCTAATATTTCTACACTCATTCCAAATGAATTTCAAACTGTTATTAACATAGATAGAAAAAATATATTACAAGGTGTAGATCGTTCAAGTTTATTAGCAAGTGAATGGGCGAATAACAACGTCAACTTAGAAATCATCAATGAATCCACTATTAAAGTTTCTTCTAATGCTTCTCAAATCGGAAAAATATCTGAGACACAACAAATAGATACCATTCGTGGTGAAAAACAATTAAATATATCTTTCGATGGACGTTTTATGGTTGAAGCCTTGAAGGCAATAAAAGAAGAAACAATTACTTTAAGCTTTGGTGGCTCTATGAGACCGATATTGATTGAGGCAGGAGAACAATCTGCAATAGTACATCTTATATCACCAGTAAGAACTTATTAG
- a CDS encoding NUDIX hydrolase, whose translation MYKHTLCFIKRNEEILMLNREYDPVKGLWNGVGGKIEKGETPLENAIREIKEETNIEIKQDQIQFKGIIKWEDSSYSGGMYVYLVELLDKFTYHTPKKVTEGILDWKEISWILSDYNYGVGEMIPKFLVEVLHNELILEHNFVLSNHKLIDYRNKELAKQDSSIDNIIQL comes from the coding sequence ATGTACAAGCATACATTATGTTTTATTAAACGAAATGAAGAAATACTGATGCTAAATAGGGAATATGACCCTGTAAAAGGACTATGGAATGGGGTAGGAGGAAAAATAGAAAAGGGAGAAACACCTTTAGAGAATGCGATTCGCGAAATAAAAGAAGAGACTAATATAGAAATTAAGCAGGACCAAATCCAATTTAAAGGCATTATTAAATGGGAGGATTCTTCATATTCTGGCGGTATGTATGTTTATCTAGTAGAGCTACTTGACAAATTTACATATCACACTCCAAAAAAAGTTACTGAAGGAATTCTAGATTGGAAAGAGATTTCTTGGATTCTTAGTGATTATAATTACGGTGTAGGAGAGATGATACCTAAATTTTTAGTTGAAGTGCTCCACAATGAATTAATATTAGAGCACAATTTTGTTTTATCTAATCATAAATTAATAGATTATAGGAATAAAGAATTAGCTAAGCAGGACAGCTCTATAGATAATATAATTCAATTATAA
- a CDS encoding MBL fold metallo-hydrolase — protein sequence MKSILINQIDTDVSFKPKDIIGLMTDYLKMKTKLRPIKNLPIVLSNKDNKSLESVTWFGHSASLLKIEGKKLLLDPMLGDASSPFPVFNSKRYSGTFSLEREDFQEIDAIIISHNHYDHLNYKSIMQLKDRAKHFYVPTGVAQYLIKWGVSPNKISEHNWWDEITFDNIKLVCAPARHFSGRSMTDRDCSLWCSWLILGQETKVFFSGDSGYAPHFKEIGDKYGPFDLTLMECGQYDPRWSAIHMLPEETVQAHIDVKGELLLPIHWGAFTLALHEWSDPIERVTKKANRLGVKVTTPQIGESITLKSKDYPSSAWWRKI from the coding sequence ATCAAATCGATACTGATAAATCAAATCGATACTGATGTAAGTTTTAAACCGAAAGATATTATAGGTTTAATGACTGATTACTTAAAAATGAAAACAAAGCTGCGTCCTATAAAGAATTTACCTATCGTTTTATCAAATAAAGATAATAAATCTTTAGAGAGTGTTACATGGTTTGGTCATTCTGCGTCTCTTTTAAAAATAGAAGGTAAAAAACTGTTATTAGATCCTATGCTTGGAGATGCTTCTTCCCCATTCCCAGTCTTTAATAGTAAACGTTATAGTGGTACGTTTTCTTTAGAACGTGAAGATTTTCAAGAAATTGATGCGATTATCATTTCTCATAATCACTATGATCATTTAAATTATAAAAGTATTATGCAATTAAAAGATCGTGCAAAGCATTTCTATGTTCCGACTGGAGTTGCACAATATCTTATTAAATGGGGTGTTTCACCTAATAAAATTAGTGAACATAATTGGTGGGATGAAATTACGTTTGATAATATTAAGTTAGTTTGTGCTCCTGCAAGACATTTCTCTGGACGAAGTATGACAGATAGAGATTGTTCGTTATGGTGTTCATGGCTTATTCTTGGTCAAGAAACTAAAGTTTTCTTTAGTGGTGATAGCGGTTATGCCCCTCACTTTAAGGAAATTGGTGATAAATACGGTCCATTTGATCTTACGTTAATGGAATGTGGACAATATGATCCCAGGTGGTCTGCGATTCATATGTTGCCTGAAGAAACGGTACAAGCTCATATTGATGTAAAAGGAGAGTTACTTCTTCCGATTCATTGGGGTGCTTTTACATTAGCATTACACGAATGGAGTGACCCGATAGAACGTGTTACGAAAAAAGCGAACCGTTTAGGAGTTAAAGTTACAACGCCTCAAATTGGTGAATCTATTACGTTAAAATCTAAAGACTATCCTTCATCAGCTTGGTGGAGAAAAATATAA